AGAGTTTCATTTTGGGTCTCGACCATCCTGGGGGGAACGGAGTTGCCATGATGTCAGAGGAGAGCGGGTCGTTGATCGCTTGAGGTAGGGTAACAATGGCGTTGTGCGCCCTAATATGGTCTCGGGGCGGTTCTCTGACGGAAACGGGGCTCCTCCTTCCCGAGAAGCTCCTCTGATGGGAGTGGTGCCTGCGGTGATGGGAGGGCTGGTTCACTGCCCTTTCCATGGTCTGCTCATGATGATAGTCGTCTTGGTAGTTGGAAGGGGGAATTGATCAGGGTGACCAAGCTACTCGGAGAGAGGGAGTAGCAGAGAGAAGCGGGGGAGATGGTGAGTCGGCGAGCTGGACGATCCCGGGAGGGGTtcctgcaagggactccgaTGCCAAAGTAAGTAAGAGTATGAGGAGTGGATGTGATGAAGTGTAGAGAATCAGTTACCTTGGTGTAGGGAAGGAGCCTCCTTTATATACACGTAGAGATATTAGGGTtagagccatgcaacgtcatgcatggctcgtactggTGGGTTCCGGGCCGTTGAATCCTCTGCTCCCCCTGCTGCAAACAGTGATCTAACGGCCCAGGGTTTCTTGGGATACGCacccaaccaccctagttctgtagggtggttggcctaggtcaacccctaggtgGTGGGGTTCCGTACGGTGGGACGGCCCCGGTGGTTTGTTTCGGAGAGGGCACCGTCCCTTGTAGTGGTCGTCCTATAGGCGATCGGTCCCCCTCGTTATCCTGGGGTATGATGCCCCAGATGGGTGTTCGTCCCCACCAGGTGAGCGCCCCGGACCCAGCCGGGGTCTCAGTCAGTTGGTCTAGGGCGGCATCCGTCCTGTTCGTCCGTGCTAGGGGGCTCCCGGAGCGTGTCCTGGTTCTTGCCCTGGTCGTCCGTGCTCGAGGCTTCCTAGAACACCAAACAGCACCAAAACTCAATAACGGGCAATACAAAAGAGCACACCAGTTACCATCCCAACATGGTAGAATACCTTGTAATCCCATACCACAAACTGTCTTCGTCAAGTTggcaaaaaaattcaatatgaaGTAAAATTCCCACATAGATGATAGATTGGAGAGGGGAGCGGCGACGGCGGCAGAGAGAGACCAGAGAGGGGGGCCAGCGGTTGGTACGAAGAAGGAAGGAAATAAAAGATGTGAAATAGAGAAGGGAAACCATAGGATAAAAAATTGGAATTTTTAAATTTGTGCACGATTATTTTTGTATGAAATTTATTTCCCCTCGTAATTCCCCCACTTTTGGGGAGAACAAAAATTTGAGGTTGGAGGAATTTTGTTCCCCTCCCCTCCGttctcctccaaccaaacaatgcGTAAATGACCCATCTGATCATGTCACGGGCCCTTGGCCCTTGGCCCAtcaattcattttttatttgctCAAGAAAAACCTAAAAAAATTTGCGACTAcgtccaaaaataaaatttgtcgAGGCTTCTCAAGATTTTTGGTTCAGAAAGGTTAAAAGTTAGTAAAGCAACAAATCCTCTAATAGTGTTAGAAATAAAATCCTTTGATCTGGTTTCAGGTAGCAGTATAAAATCCACCTTCAAACTTCTCGTCCTGCAAATCTCAAATCGTAATTTCATATATGCTAGCTCAATCTTAATATCTTGGCCATGTCTGAAATACTTGGGCCATGTTGAGCAATAAACTTCCAATGACACGTATTCAATATTCTGCAGAATGTTTCTTCCAATGACACGTATTGCTACAGTTCTCATAAACTCATGGGTGAATAgtcactttcgtccctaaagttacaGGCGTCGGGCATATTAGTCCCTATTCTATAGAAATGTCGTATGTAGTCCCTTATGTTGCAAAACGTCAATCACGTTGGTCCCTGGCTTGGTTCGCCTTAGTAAACGTTAACGGTAAGGGTAatttggcacgttaagtgcCTCTGTGGACTTTCCACGTGGATTTAAATAATGggaaaaaaattggaaaaacttataaacttcaatttagtccttgatcaaaatccccaaatcagaAAAGCTTCAATctctccatcatcttcttcctcctcactcCATCAGATCCAAAATTATCTCATCAATCCCTATTTTCACCTCAATTTGATACAAAGTGGCCACTCCAACCTATCATTCACATGGGCATCAACGTCAAGAACAACCCATTTTCAGTTTCTAAAATAGAGACCTAATTACCTTAATGATGATAACAAAACCTACACAGAAGATAGATAAAGATTCTTGGACCCTTTTCCAATGGAGGGATTGGAGTTGGGATGGTGGCTGGTATGGGATAGAATAAGTTGTTGAAGTGATGGGTTTGGCCGTTTAAGGTTGTGGCCGATGATTGTGGGTGTAGAGGAGAGGTTATCTGGGTTTAAGAAAGcttcaatttttcattttttcttcttcacgtTGTAGATCTAGTTGGATTTCTTCCTGTTgttgttttgggtttgggttttggggGAAATCTTATGGGGGTTTGGTATGAAGAACAAatcaaggaagatgaagaacaaaggaagatgatgaagatgaagagtatGAGATGAAGAACAAAtcaggaagatgaagaacaaaGGATAAAAATCAAAAGAGTTTTTGCTTatgtttattttaattatttattttatttttaatgatgtGGAAATGTCTAAATttaaatggaaaagaaaataCAAGTTTTCAGATCCACGTGACAAGTCCAATGGGGCCCATAACGTGCTAAAACACAATTTCCGTTAACGTCTACTGACGGGAGCCAAACTAGGGACTAACGTGATTGACGTTTTGTAACATCAAGGACTACAGACGACATTTCCATAGAATAGAGACTAATATGCCCGACCTTATAACTTTAGGGATGAAAGTGAGTATTCACCCTAAACTCATCTTCTTTTGTATCAATTATTATAGATCTTCTTTTGTATCAATTATTATAAATCAATAAAACCTCTGCGTGGCTCTCGTGGGAATCTCATTTCATGTTGGAAAATGTGTGGCTCACCATAGTGATCAGATCAGATTCCATctttctttatatatatatatgaagatgaagattatcAAAAACAGCAAAGCAGgcatatataattaaaaaaaaaggaacttAGTTGAAAATGGAGACACCGTTGAAAATATACTTCATTCCCTTCTTCGCCCAAGGACACCAGATTCCTTTGGTTCGTTTTGCTCGATTGATAGCTTCAAGAGGCCATCACGTAACCATCATCACCACTCCTGCCAATGTACAACTGTTTGAGGAGGACAAATCATGCGGCGGCGGCGGGCAGCAGCACATGATCCATCTCCACACCGTCAAATTCCCCAGCACCCAGGTCGGTCTCCCAGATGGGGTCGAGAACTGTATGACTGCATCCGACAATGTCACGGCGTACAAGTTAAACATGGCGGTTCACTTTCTTCAGCCTGAAATCGAGGCTTTATGAAGCAAAGCCCTCCAGATGTGTTGATTGCAGACATCATGTTCACCTGGAGTGAAGCCTCGTGCAAACGCCTCGGTATTCCGAGGCTAAGTTTCAATGCTATCTCCATTTTTGACATTTGTATAATCGAGGCCATTAGGACTCACCCTGAAGCCTTTGCTTCTGATTCAGGGCCCTATCATGTCCCTGGTCTCCCACACTCTATCACCCTCGACGTTAAGCCATCACCCGCCTTTTCTAGATTTATGGAATCTCAGGTAGAAGCTGAAAAGGGCGGCCTTGGCCAAGGCACTATTGTTAACAGCTTCGCCGATCTCGACGCCGGCTACACCGAGCATTATGAGAAGCTGACCGGACGGAAAGTCTGGCACATCGGCCCTACTTCTCTCATGGTTCAACAACCTGTTGTTGAACACGAGTGCCTTACTTGGCTCTCCTCCAAGAAAGATAATTCAGTGATCTATATTTGCTTTGGGAGCATGTGTATTTTATCAGACGAGCAGCTTTTCCAGATTGCGAAAGGGCTTGAGGCCTCCGGGCGTCAATTCCTTTGGGTGGTACATCGGTCGGAGAGCAAAGATGAAGAACAACACAACGGCAGCGGCATTCATGCCAACAACAAATGGTTGCCGGAAGGTTTCCTAGAGAAGGTAATTAGGAAAGAGAATAGAGGAATGATGATCATGGGATGGGCGCCACAGGTGGCGATTTTGAATCATCCGGCGATAGGTGGGTTTCTAACGCAGTGCGGATGGAGCTCAATGGTGGAAGCGATCGGAGCTGGGCTTCCGATGATTACGATGCCCGGATTCGGCGACCAGTACTATCTGGAGAAGCTGATTACTGTGGTGCTTGGTTTTGGGGTGGAGGTAGGCGGAGCTGAGTGGAGCCCAAGTCCATATGAGCGTAAGAAGAACGTGGTAAGTGGAGAACGTATAGAGAAGGCTGTCAAGAGTTTGATGAGTGAGGAAAGTGCACAGATCAGAAGCAAAGCCAAAGAGCTGCAACACAAAGCTTGGAAAGCTGTTCAACAAGGTGGATCCTCCTACAACACTCTCACAACTCTCATAGACCACCTCAGGACCCTCGTGCCCAAACCACCTGCAAACTAAACTAACACCTCCTGCTCATGTAAAACGGTTGGAGATATCAACAACAACCAACCTTGATTCATTCaccgtttaaaaaaaaaatcacttcactccaattaattttgtttctacATTTCAACCCTCGAAATGTCAGTTGTTGGGAGGGATCACAACCGTATTCCGAACAGGTTGACACTTGTCaaggaaaaaataaacttttgtgTGTGCCCTTTTTGAGGGAGTCTTTTGATGCATTGTCGCATATTGAAATAAAGTCATTGTCGCATATTGAACTCGAATCCTCTCCCGCAAGTATCCCTCTAGCACTGGGCACCAAATTTCATGCCCCCCTTTATTAATTAATGCAACAATGCCTAGAGTGATGCTGATGGAATTGGAACTCAAGACATTGAAGTCATGAAATAAATACAAGACCACTACACGGAAGCACATTTTGTTCTTAGTTTTGgtgaaaaaattaatatgaatACTGAGTTTGCTAATTTTTGCATAAACCATATTTATATGAGAGTAAAAATACATTGATATTTGATTAGTAAATATTTCAACGATATCAAGagtgaaaatatataatataatttttccTCTCTGGTTAACACGTCTGCTGATCTGCTCTTCCGTCTGTTTTTATCTTACATTTACCATATTGGTACTAAGTTTTTGTGAAAATCAACCCTTTTCCACATGTTTGCAGAACTGTTTCTCACCACCACTCATTCAGCTGCGAAGTCAATAGCAAGAATGCTGCAAACAACTTTGCCTAGACCAACGCCTTCAACAATTATTCTCTGTAGATGTATCTTTCATCTGGAAGAAACCTTAGCTATGCAAGTAGTGCCTAGCTACCGTGATTCAACTATTTTCATTATTTATAGGAATGTGTATCAAGAGCATGCCCCATAAATCAGCAGTGGGAAATCAAGAGCATCCCCATAAACCTTAACTACTCTAACACATGAACATAAAATGCCATTTCTTAAAATTTCCTGTGTGCCAAGGGTTGCATTACATCAAAGGGTTCTAGAAACCCTGAAGTCTCATGTGCACCTTATATATTCAAATACATAATCAAAAGAATATGAAACACAAATTGAACCAAGGAATAATACATACAAGGGGTGAGAAAAGAATCAACAACCTACGTGACAACACAAACACCAGCCTAATGACTACACCGCAGGAAAATGATTCTACTCGGATGATGATCAGCTAACTCAAGAGCTTTTAACATAACAAAACACATCCGAATATAAAAGCCACTCCAAATGAGAAGATACGACAGGGAATCTACGATGGCTCCCTTCAAAAGATACACTCTTCCATGCTATAAACCATCCATACCTCATGTAGACAGCTGGAACCTGCCACTAGGCTTCTTTCTTCTCCATCCCTGGTATCACCAAATTCAAAAACTTCAGGATCAGCAACAATGcaaacaatataaaaaaaaaacaagtttttATCCACAAGGAGGGTCCAGcaaaagagagaagaaaatttTCCAGAGGTAAACTTACAAAGGCAGCATAATACACAAACGTCAATCCAGCCAAAACAACAAATGCGATCTGAAATACATTGTACCTGTGATATGACAAATGATTGGGTTAACTATATAAGTAAAGCATGAATAATATCAGTACTAAATAATATATAGAAACCCTCATTATTAACTAAAAAAGGATAATCATCAAAAGCACTCCCCTAATATGGGCACTATACAGGTGAATGATACAAATCAAACTCCCAAAACATTTAAAACACAATAATGCTGCAGGGGACAAATATATGCATAAGATGTACAAAGTGTGTATGGCATCTGTTATTTAACTGTTAAAATACGAATTATTTCGTACCAAATAGCATATATGTTTAAAACCCACACATTATTAGGTCTCAATAATGCATCATATAATTCATTGTATACATAAGCCAATACCTACTGAGtttcttttaaatttttcatattttggGTCTGTGAATGGCGTTATTCCATGGAGAATCTCAACTGAAAATAAGGGATTTATAGGATATACTGGGGACATTCCATCACGCGGTCTAAATTTATGAGTTAACAAAAAGAACGTTTTGTTTGGGAGAAGGGGAGTGAGagagaaaaatcaaaatctGGCTTGACTCACTTGTACAAATATTTAATTCCACGGAGCGACTCCAAAGTGTGGCCAAAAATTTCCTGTGCAGCAGTTGCTTGGGCATAGTAAGCAAATGCCGTGGAGCAGAACTGGATCACACTGAAAATGTAAACAATAGAACTTTCAGCAATGTTGTCACAGTATGACATTATCATGTGACAGCACAAGAATTGCCCCATCCACATTATATACAGAGCACTAATGGCTGCACctgtaataaatataaatttaccaagtactttaacttttaaaattacaaGAAAATCAAAGCCTAAAAAGTGCATTCACTTTCAACTAAGCATTCTTATCATGGTTCAAGCTAaaaaacttaaacataaatgTTGAATCACATGAGCGGCTATACTGAGGTAACAAATAAAGTTGAACAAATAATAATCCATTTGAAAAGGTAACAATGAGGCTATACTGACCTAATGGAACAAAGAAGGATAAGCCCCACATTGAACAGAAAAGAGTTCATGAGAGTCCCTCCCCACCTACAATAGGTAAGTTCAAATAGTGatcaacagaaacaataaagtAAGCAATTAGATATTAGAAGTGAAGTAAAATGATGTATTTGACTTCACAATGTAATTACTTCATGGGATGTATAGTAATGAAAACTAGTTTCAGCCCAAGCATCATGGCACCAGCAATCACTGCAAGGAGAAGGTAGAAGCAGAAAAAAGCAAATGCAGCTGTACCCAGAAGACCTGATGAAAGCAGAATATATATTATGAAGAATAActgaataaaatttaaaatataatgataTAGCTGCTTATGGAATGATAACAAAGCAAAAAATTTCTAACATACCCCAGATATCATCCAGCTTGATGAAAACTTCATTCAGGAAAGGAGAAAGAGGAGGATCGATTAGCAGATAGATAATGATATGAGAAACCCATGCCACAGAAACGATAAACCTGGCACAGTTTTCAAACTTAGGTTAGATAATAGTAATACATGGGAAAACATAAACACATGTTGTAGAATAAACAATCGTCATAAACATTCCAGTAATACAGTGAGATAATGCTTATGAGATTTCATGCCTATGGTAAAGGATCCTTATGATACAATAACTTTTGCAttgtaatatatattttttatgaacAGTAACAGATAAAATTGATTTGCTATTTTGTTTGTTACTTCATATTTCAAACAAGAATGCCTTATATAAGTTTGATCACTGCAGGAGAAAAGAAGTAATATTTAATCATCAATACGTTGATAATTTATTTGCCAAGAAAGGAGTAGCAAGTTACATTCTCATGAAttaacattagaaaaaaaacataaaaaactagGACTACAAAATCAGCAAAGAAGCAAATGAATAGATTAATAACTAAACACAGGGAAAAAAAGTAGTGCCCTCTTTGCTaagaccccccccccccccccccccgccccaacaaaaaagagaaagaagaaaaaacctcTAATTACACACGAATTTTCATTCCACATACCCATATTCCCAACAGTATATCAAAATCAATAAACTTTGCATAATAAGAAGAACTAGCTCTTAGAATTTGggctaggcctaactctacACTTTACCCCAAAAACTAGCTTAGAGTTGAGGATTGTCCTCCCATTTACATGGACTTATTTAGTCATAACTCTAGTCAACGTGGCACCCTAAAACACCCCGCTCATGCTCAGGGCTAAACATCTGGAATGTGAAGTTTGCAAGACTAGACATCTACGAGTGTCCATTTATGGGTGATCCAATAAaaggatctaggataggctctgatacaaTCTTGTAATTAAGGATAGGCCTGACTCTACCCTAAAAGCTACCTTAGAGGGAGGGTTTCTCTCGCATTAATACGAACTTATTTAGTCATATTTCTAGTCAATGTGGACCTTAACACAAGCCATCCAATCAGCATTCTTATAAGTACATATAAAAGTGATGTTGATTATTACCGGAGTGCACCATCATATTCATTTCTTCTCTCTACTATATAATGACAAGCTTTAAATATAGTTAAATGCTTTAACACAGGTCTTTCTAAGTTTAAATTGATTCTCATTCTTGTGAAATTCCAGTTTTAGTTTAGCGTGAGAAATATATTGTTCAGCGTGAGAAATATGTCCATCAGTATACAAAATATCACTCAATGGTGCAAGGCAGAGAAGAAACAACCACAAAATCAGAGGAATAGCTTCTAAAAGCTACAGGGGGTCATTCAGCATCATGCATTTCTAGCATCTTTGATTGTTATATATCATTGCTTACCCTAAAATTCCCAAAACAAATTTCGCTAGATACCCAAGAACTGTTAGTGCCCATGTTGTCTCAGCCTGCATCCATAAGTGGGAGAACGTTACACATTGTTTATGCTAATAAGGCTATAATCAAGAAGCTAGAAAGTCAAGTATCTACCTTTTCCCCTTGCGGATACATCTCCTCAAGAAGCTTTACATCTTCTTCTAGTTGAAACAACTCCTGGCAAATCAGGTTAAGTAGATAAGTGAGAAACTAGAAACACTGTAGAACAGCACACATTAAATTATGATAAGCAAAGCCCCGGCCAAGAAGGGTACACTGCACACATAAAATACTTAAGTTTATAGTATAGAGTACTGACAATTCACCCATATTTGAATACCTTTTCTACTGCTTTCACATTCTTACGGAATTTCCTACCCTTTGCACCACCTTTTTCTTCCTGACGAAGTGACTCAGCTGCTTTCTTCAGTTCTCTTGCTTTTTTACCCAGTTCAGTTGCTTCCTACAACCAACCACCATAAATATAGTACAGTGCATGAAAAAAGAAATACACATGTAATAACATGCAGTATGCCCCCTGCAATAGAAGTATATAGCACCTTGATATATTGTGAGCGAGTGATTACAGCCTTTGGACGCcgaataaatgaaaatataagtCCCAATGGAAGACAAGCGATACCAACACCACCAAATATCTGGATTGAATTGTGAGAAACAGAT
This portion of the Lotus japonicus ecotype B-129 chromosome 3, LjGifu_v1.2 genome encodes:
- the LOC130749215 gene encoding LIMR family protein At5g01460-like, giving the protein MGDFNLALVIVAIVVCVIVFLFNVYLLVNYQHPDDVNQAYFPKFVVVLGLSVAAISILMLPADVANRQACRHAIYNGACNLTLPMKDLWLAIYILDAVLVFFVIPFAMFFYEGDQDKSVGKRIKSALLWMVTTAIVCALVLGTLYGLVGKVDFTVRHLSSSTSSFPSSWNFNNGQQCIGSGTKQCSAYSASPSSEKTWTMRATFPEYVVALATIVGSVLFSIFGGVGIACLPLGLIFSFIRRPKAVITRSQYIKEATELGKKARELKKAAESLRQEEKGGAKGRKFRKNVKAVEKELFQLEEDVKLLEEMYPQGEKAETTWALTVLGYLAKFVLGILGFIVSVAWVSHIIIYLLIDPPLSPFLNEVFIKLDDIWGLLGTAAFAFFCFYLLLAVIAGAMMLGLKLVFITIHPMKWGGTLMNSFLFNVGLILLCSISVIQFCSTAFAYYAQATAAQEIFGHTLESLRGIKYLYKYNVFQIAFVVLAGLTFVYYAAFGWRRKKPSGRFQLST